A stretch of DNA from Actinomycetes bacterium:
GCGAGCCGATCCGGCGTACACCGCGCAAACCGCACGCCGGGTGGAGAAGATGAGATATGCCATCACCTGCGCCGGTCAGCACCGATGACATTGATCTACTGGTGGACGGTGTCAGCACCAACCCACACGCCATCCTGGGTGCTCATCCCCACGAGGAGGCAGTGACCATTCGGGTGCTGCGACCGATGGCGAAAGCAGTGACAGTGCGTTCCGGGGAGGATTCCTTCCCCATGGAGCACGAACATCGCGGGGTGTGGCAGGTGGTGGTTCCGAAGGCGGAAGTACCGGACTATCGCATTGACGTCGACTACGGCGACGGCCCTCGCCCGGCTGAGGATCCCTACCGCTACCTGCCCACGCTGGGCGACGTTGACCTGCATCTACTCGGCGAGGGCCGTCACGAACAGCTATGGCAAGCGTTGGGTGCCCACACCCGGATCTACGGCAGCGACCACGGGCCCGTGACAGGTACATCGTTTGCTGTATGGGCACCGTCGGCACGGGGCGTGCGCGTCGTGGGTGACTTCAACTACTGGGACGGTGCCGGTCACCCGATGCGCTCACTGGGATCATCGGGCATTTGGGAGTTGTTCGTTCCCGACGTCGGCGATGGCACCCGCTACAAGTTCTCGATTCTGGGTGAGGACTATGTCTGGCGGGACAAAGCCGA
This window harbors:
- a CDS encoding 1,4-alpha-glucan branching enzyme, giving the protein MPSPAPVSTDDIDLLVDGVSTNPHAILGAHPHEEAVTIRVLRPMAKAVTVRSGEDSFPMEHEHRGVWQVVVPKAEVPDYRIDVDYGDGPRPAEDPYRYLPTLGDVDLHLLGEGRHEQLWQALGAHTRIYGSDHGPVTGTSFAVWAPSARGVRVVGDFNYWDGAGHPMRSLGSSGIWELFVPDVGDGTRYKFSILGEDYVWRDKA